A part of Brassica rapa cultivar Chiifu-401-42 chromosome A05, CAAS_Brap_v3.01, whole genome shotgun sequence genomic DNA contains:
- the LOC103870760 gene encoding UDP-URONIC ACID TRANSPORTER 1, which yields MNNNKKNPDQKPEMSSSSSSSSSSPKKQTLFILSLIILWYTSNIGVLLLNKFLLSNYGFKFPIFLTMCHMSACAILSYLSIVFLKLVPLQHLKSRSQFMKVATLSVVFCASVVGGNVSLRYLPVSFNQAVGATTPFFTALFAYLMTFKREAWVTYGALVPVVTGVVIASGGEPGFHWFGFIMCISATAARAFKSVLQGILLSSEGEKLNSMNLMLYMSPIAVIALLPVTIVMEPDVMSVTLSLARQHKYMWVLLLVNSIMAYSANLLNFLVTKHTSALTLQVLGNAKGAVAVVISILLFRNPVTVMGIGGYSITVLGVVAYGETKRRFR from the exons atgaacaacaacaagaagaacCCAGATCAAAAACCAGAAATGTCCtcatcgtcgtcttcttcatcatcttccccGAAGAAACAAACCCTCTTCATATTATCCCTAATCATCCTATGGTACACCTCCAACATCGGCGTCCTTCTCCTCAACAAGTTCCTCCTCTCAAACTACGGATTCAAATTCCCCATCTTCCTCACGATGTGCCACATGTCCGCCTGCGCCATCCTCAGCTACCTCTCCATCGTCTTCCTCAAGCTCGTCCCTCTCCAGCACCTCAAATCTCGCTCCCAGTTCATGAAAGTCGCGACTCTCAGCGTCGTCTTCTGCGCCTCCGTCGTTGGAGGGAACGTCTCCCTTCGGTATCTTCCCGTCTCGTTTAATCAAGCCGTGGGGGCTACGACGCCGTTTTTCACCGCGTTGTTTGCGTATCTCATGACGTTTAAGAGAGAGGCTTGGGTTACGTATGGTGCTCTAGTCCCTGTTGTTACCGGTGTCGTGATCGCCAGTGGG GGTGAGCCAGGTTTTCACTGGTTTGGATTCATTATGTGCATCAGTGCTACTGCTGCAAGAGCTTTTAAATCAGTTCTTCAAGGCATCCTACTTTCTTCCGAAGG AGAAAAGTTGAACTCGATGAATTTGATGTTGTACATGTCCCCTATAGCCGTCATTGCGCTTCTACCCGTCACAATAGTAATGGAACCAGATGTGATGAGTGTGACACTATCACTCGCAAGACAACATAAGTACATGTGGGTACTTCTCTTGGTTAACTCTATAATGGCTTATTCAGCCAACTTGTTGAACTTTCTTGTCACCAAGCACACCAGCGCACTTACCCTCCAG GTTCTTGGAAACGCCAAAGGAGCGGTTGCGGTTGTGATCTCGATCTTGCTTTTCAGAAACCCGGTCACGGTGATGGGAATTGGTGGGTATAGTATAACGGTGCTTGGGGTTGTTGCTTATGGAGAGACTAAACGTAGGTTTAGATGA
- the LOC103870478 gene encoding DNA gyrase subunit B, chloroplastic yields the protein MALLQRPPSYLHLYFRLMASSRPRLFSHSICPSLHRHSSSLSSSTPRIKFQLAKVLSQRLVIRNAVSPRSFMSSTMDTDSLHESSTSKDYSSEHIQVLEGLDPVRKRPGMYIGSTGSRGLHHLVYEILDNAIDEAQAGFASKIDVVLHADGSVSIADDGRGIPTDLHPATRKSSLETVLTVLHAGGKFGGKSSGYSVSGGLHGVGLSVVNALSEALEVIVRRDGMEFQHKYSRGKPITTLTCHVLPPESRGTQGTCIRFWPDKEVFTTAIQFDHNTIAGRIRELAFLNPKVTISLKKEDEDPERDLYSEYFYAGGLIEYVSWLNTDKKPLHDVLGFRKEINGTTVDVALQWCSDAYSDTMLGYANSIRTIDGGTHIEGVKASLTRTLNSLAKKLKVIKEKDINLSGEHVREGLTCIVSVKVPDPEFEGQTKTRLGNPEVRKIVDQSLQEYLTEYLELHPDVLESIISKSLNAYKAALAAKRARELVRSKSILKSSSLPGKLADCSSTDPAVSEIFIVEGDSAGGSAKQGRDRRFQAILPLRGKILNIERKDEAAMYKNEEIQNLILGLGLGVKGEDFNMDNLRYHKIIILTDADVDGAHIRTLLLTFFFRYQRALFDAGCIYVGVPPLFKVERGKQAHYCYDEAALKQVIASFPGNASYNIQRFKGLGEMMPEQLWETTMNPDTRILKQLVVDDAAETNVVFSSLMGARVDVRKELIKSAATRINVEHLDI from the exons ATGGCTCTTCTTCAGAGGCCACCCTCTTATCTTCACCTCTATTTTCGCCTCATGGCTTCTTCTCGTCCCCGTCTCTTCTCCCACTCTATATGCCCCTCACTCCACCGTCACTCCTCCTCGCTCTCCTCTTCAACACCGAG GATAAAGTTCCAGTTAGCTAAGGTTTTGAGTCAGAGACTTGTAATTAGAAATGCGGTCTCACCAAGGTCCTTTATGTCATCCACCATGGACACTGATTCTCTCCATGAGAGCTCCACCTCTAAGGATTACAGTTCCGAGCACATTCAA GTGTTGGAAGGCTTAGACCCTGTCAGGAAAAGACCTGGAATGTATATTGGTAGCACTGGATCTCGTGGTTTGCATCATCTG GTTTATGAGATACTTGACAACGCAATTGACGAGGCACAAGCTGGTTTTGCTTCAAAGATTGACGTTGTTTTACATGCAGATGGTTCAGTCAGCATTGCAGATGACGGACGTGGG ATACCTACGGACTTGCATCCCGCAACGAGAAAATCTTCTTTGGAGACTGTCCTCACG GTCTTACACGCAGGGGGTAAGTTTGGTGGCAAGAGTAGTGGGTACAGCGTGTCTGGTGGATTGCATGGTGTAGGTTTATCGGTTGTGAATGCTTTATCAGAG GCATTGGAGGTTATTGTTCGCAGAGATGGGATGGAGTTCCAGCATAAGTACTCTCGTGGAAAGCCCATAACAACACTTACTTGTCATGTCCTCCCACCAGAGTCAAGGGGTACTCAAGGGACATGCATCAGGTTTTGGCCTGACAAAGAAG TATTCACAACTGCAATTCAGTTTGACCATAACACTATTGCTGGAAGAATTAGGGAGCTTGCTTTTCTAAATCCAAAG GTTACAATCTCTCTGAAAAAGGAGGATGAAGATCCAGAAAGGGACCTGTATAGTGAATATTTTTATGCTGGAGGTTTAATTGAATATGTTAGCTGGCTAAATACCGATAAG AAACCGCTCCATGATGTGCTGGGTTTCCGGAAAGAGATAAATGGCACCACCGTTGACGTTGCACTTCAGTG GTGCTCAGATGCTTATTCAGACACGATGCTGGGATACGCGAATAGCATTCGCACCATTGATGGTGGGACACATATTGAAGGTGTGAAGGCTTCGTTAACAAGAACTCTAAATAGCCTCGCAAAAAAGTTAAAGGTTATCAAG GAGAAGGATATTAACTTAAGTGGGGAACATGTTAGAGAGGGATTGACCTGCATTGTCTCAGTCAAGGTTCCTGATCCTGAGTTTGAAGGTCAAACAAAG ACGAGACTAGGAAATCCAGAGGTGAGAAAAATTGTTGACCAATCACTCCAAGAGTACCTCACGGAGTACTTGGAATTGCATCCGGATGTACTTGAAAGCATCATTTCCAAATCCTTGAATGCATACAAG GCTGCTCTGGCTGCCAAGAGAGCTAGGGAGTTGGTCAGATCAAAAAGCATTTTGAAGTCATCCTCACTTCCTGGGAAACTGGCAGATTGCTCATCTACAGATCCTGCAGTATCTG AGATTTTTATAGTCGAAGGAGATTCAGCTGGTGGCAGCGCAAAACAGGGTCGTGACAGGCGTTTCCAA GCGATTCTTCCTTTAAGAGGTAAAATATTGAATATTGAGAGAAAGGATGAAGCAGCCATGTACAAGAACGAAGAAATTCAAAATCTAATTCTTGGTCTTGGCCTTGGAGTGAAG GGAGAAGATTTTAACATGGATAATTTGCGTTACCATAAGATTATCATATTAACAGATGCAGATGTTGATGGTGCACATATCCGGACACTTCTGCTGACCTTTTTCTTCAGATACCAG AGAGCCTTGTTTGACGCGGGTTGCATATACGTTGGTGTTCCACCTCTTTTCAAG GTTGAGAGGGGGAAACAGGCGCATTACTGCTATGACGAGGCAGCTCTTAAACAAGTTATCGCTTCGTTCCCTGGAAATGCATCCTACAACATTCAGAGGTTTAAAG GTTTGGGTGAGATGATGCCTGAGCAGCTATGGGAAACAACAATGAATCCAGATACAAGGATACTGAAGCAACTAGTTGTTGATGACGCAGCAGAAACAAATGTGGTCTTTTCATCTCTCATGGGTGCTAGG GTCGATGTCCGGAAGGAACTCATCAAAAGCGCTGCGACTAGAATCAATGTAGAGCATCTTGACATATGA
- the LOC103870479 gene encoding reticulon-like protein B8 isoform X1 — protein MDGKKLKLRIRRKMRRIMPEKNIVEEAIGDLVDNFTDAVQKNKHDTVASRFNRLFGREKPIHHVLGGGRSADVLLWRNKKISASFLMGATAIWVLFEWINLHFLSLVCYGLLLGMIAQFVWCNASGFLNRSQSRVPRLVLPKDFFADVGVTIGTEVNRGLLFLQDLSCRGNLKQFLMAVFGLWITAIIGSCCNFLTVLYIGFVGAHTMPVVYERYEDEVDGFVDSLLMKFHSHYKKIDSGFLSRIPSGKFGMKKHD, from the exons ATGGATGGGAAGAAGTTGAAACTAAGGATTAGAAGAAAGATGAGAAG AATCATGCCTGAGAAGAACATAGTCGAGGAAGCCATCGGCGACTTGGTGGATAACTTCACGGACGCAGTTCAGAAGAACAAACACGATACCGTCGCTTCTCGTTTCAACCGTTTGTTTGGTCGGGAGAAGCCAATTCACCACGTCTTAGGCGGTGGCAGAT CTGCTGATGTGTTGTTGTGGAGGAACAAGAAGATCTCCGCGAGTTTTCTGATGGGAGCTACTGCAATTTGGGTGCTTTTCGAGTGGATCAACTTGCACTTCCTGTCTCTCGTTTGTTACGGTCTCTTGCTTGGTATGATCGCCCAATTCGTTTGGTGCAATGCCTCAGGGTTCCTTAACCG atcacAGTCTAGAGTGCCTCGCCTTGTTCTCCCAAAAGATTTCTTTGCTGATGTTGGTGTGACCATTGGCACAGAGGTTAACCGCGGTTTGTTGTTTCTTCAGGACTTGTCTTGTAGAGGGAACTTGAAACAGTTCCTCATG GCTGTGTTTGGACTATGGATAACCGCAATAATAGGGAGCTGTTGCAACTTCCTAACTGTTCTGTACATTG GGTTTGTGGGAGCTCACACAATGCCTGTAGTGTATGAGAGATATGAAGACGAAGTGGATGGTTTTGTGGATTCTCTGTTGATGAAGTTTCATAGTCACTACAAGAAGATTGATTCTGGTTTTCTCAGTCGAATCCCTAGTGGAAAGTTTGGGATGAAGAAGCATGACTAG
- the LOC103870479 gene encoding reticulon-like protein B8 isoform X2: MPEKNIVEEAIGDLVDNFTDAVQKNKHDTVASRFNRLFGREKPIHHVLGGGRSADVLLWRNKKISASFLMGATAIWVLFEWINLHFLSLVCYGLLLGMIAQFVWCNASGFLNRSQSRVPRLVLPKDFFADVGVTIGTEVNRGLLFLQDLSCRGNLKQFLMAVFGLWITAIIGSCCNFLTVLYIGFVGAHTMPVVYERYEDEVDGFVDSLLMKFHSHYKKIDSGFLSRIPSGKFGMKKHD, encoded by the exons ATGCCTGAGAAGAACATAGTCGAGGAAGCCATCGGCGACTTGGTGGATAACTTCACGGACGCAGTTCAGAAGAACAAACACGATACCGTCGCTTCTCGTTTCAACCGTTTGTTTGGTCGGGAGAAGCCAATTCACCACGTCTTAGGCGGTGGCAGAT CTGCTGATGTGTTGTTGTGGAGGAACAAGAAGATCTCCGCGAGTTTTCTGATGGGAGCTACTGCAATTTGGGTGCTTTTCGAGTGGATCAACTTGCACTTCCTGTCTCTCGTTTGTTACGGTCTCTTGCTTGGTATGATCGCCCAATTCGTTTGGTGCAATGCCTCAGGGTTCCTTAACCG atcacAGTCTAGAGTGCCTCGCCTTGTTCTCCCAAAAGATTTCTTTGCTGATGTTGGTGTGACCATTGGCACAGAGGTTAACCGCGGTTTGTTGTTTCTTCAGGACTTGTCTTGTAGAGGGAACTTGAAACAGTTCCTCATG GCTGTGTTTGGACTATGGATAACCGCAATAATAGGGAGCTGTTGCAACTTCCTAACTGTTCTGTACATTG GGTTTGTGGGAGCTCACACAATGCCTGTAGTGTATGAGAGATATGAAGACGAAGTGGATGGTTTTGTGGATTCTCTGTTGATGAAGTTTCATAGTCACTACAAGAAGATTGATTCTGGTTTTCTCAGTCGAATCCCTAGTGGAAAGTTTGGGATGAAGAAGCATGACTAG
- the LOC103870480 gene encoding uncharacterized protein LOC103870480 encodes MSSGTVRRVSRQDIQLVQNLIERCLQLYMNQKEVVETLLEQAKIEPGFTELVWQKLEEENREFFNAYYLRLMVKHQIMEFNKLLEQQVRHMQQMHPSGLTSVQNTNGSHIQSMNQKQLGYVSEHTEHQSLKPSAHHPMPSSLSNAYLNGSSTLNTNVSPSVNVSTHARRVDASPNMISSQQTTNMPPMMQGMNGGGGGMIKSETAYPASFMYGGERNNALEGHSTVRETSIPSFSNESNNNQPIGDTLLDAEASTFGFLGSIPRNFSLSDLTADFSQSSEILESYDKSPFLAPDAENFLDSCDRGEYQGDNKRLDTISEGFSYDNLGSE; translated from the exons ATGTCAAGTGGAACAGTGAGAAGGGTCTCGCGTCAAGACATACAACTG GTTCAAAACCTTATAGAACGATGCCTTCAACTTTACATGAACCAGAAAGAAGTTGTGGAAACTTTACTGGAGCAGGCTAAAATCGAGCCTGGGTTCACAGAGCTAG TGTGGCAGAAGCTTGAAGAAGAAAACCGTGAATTTTTCAACGCGTACTATCTGAGGCTCATGGTGAAACACCAGATCATGGAATTCAACAAGCTACTTGAGCAGCAGGTTCGCCATATGCAGCAGATGCATCCAAGTGGACTTACCTCCGTCCAGAATACAAATGGTTCTCACATCCAATCAA TGAACCAGAAACAGTTGGGATATGTCTCTGAACACACTGAGCATCAATCATTGAAGCCTAGTGCACATCATCCCATGCCCTCAAGTCTGTCTAACGCATACCTCAACGGCTCTTCAACGCTCAACACAAACGTGTCCCCTTCTGTGAACGTATCAACCCACGCTAGGAGAGTTGACGCTTCTCCGAATATGATCTCATCACAACAGACCACAAACATGCCGCCTATGATGCAAGGCATgaatggaggaggaggagggatgATCAAGTCCGAGACTGCCTATCCTGCTTCGTTCATGTATGGTGGTGAACGGAACAATGCCTTGGAAGGACACTCCACAGTTAGAGAAACCTCGATTCCATCTTTCAGTAACGAGTCCAACAACAACCAGCCCATTGGTGATACGCTACTTGATGCGGAAGCTTCTACTTTTGGGTTCTTAGGATCAATTCCTAGGAACTTCAGCCTTTCTGATTTGACTGCTGATTTTTCGCAGAGCTCAG AGATTCTGGAGAGCTATGATAAATCACCCTTCCTTGCGCCAGATGCTGAAAATTTCCTGGACTCCTGTGACAGGGGAGAATATCAAG GAGACAACAAGAGATTGGATACCATATCTGAAGGTTTCAGTTACGATAACCTCGGGAGCGAGTAG
- the LOC103870482 gene encoding lycopene beta cyclase, chloroplastic, giving the protein MDTLLRTPNKLEFFIPQFHGFERLSPNPSRVKLGVKKRAIRIGSSITSASSALLDLVPETKKENLDLDLPLYDTSLNKTVDLAIVGGGPAGLAVAQQVSEAGLSVCSIDPSPKLIWPNNYGVWVDEFEAMDLLDCLDTTWSGAVVYINDGAEKDLSRPYGRVNRKQLKSKMLQKCITNGVRFHQAKVTDVVHEEVNSTVVCSDGVKIQASVVLDATGFSRCLVQYDKPYNPGYQVAYGIVAEVDGHPFDVDKMVFMDWRDKHLDAYPEVKERNSKIPTFLYAMPFSSNRIFLEETSLVARPGLKMEDIQERMVARLKHLGINVKRIEEDERCVIPMGGPLPVLPQRVVGIGGTAGMVHPSTGYMVARTLAAAPIVANAIVRYLGSTKGDELSAEVWRDLWPIERRRQREFFCFGMDILLKLDLDATRRFFDAFFDLEPRYWHGFLSSRLFLPDLVFFGLSLFSHASNTSRLEIMTKGTVPLAKMINNLVKDRD; this is encoded by the coding sequence ATGGATACTCTCTTGAGAACACCCAACAAGCTCGAGTTTTTCATCCCTCAGTTTCATGGGTTCGAGAGATTAAGTCCAAATCCTTCAAGGGTCAAGCTTGGTGTTAAAAAAAGAGCAATCAGAATCGGTAGTAGTATCACTAGTGCTAGCAGTGCTCTTTTGGATCTTGTTCCTGAAACCAAGAAGGAGAATCTCGACTTGGACCTTCCTTTATACGACACTTCCCTGAACAAAACTGTTGATCTAGCTATCGTTGGCGGCGGCCCTGCCGGTTTAGCCGTGGCTCAGCAAGTCTCAGAAGCTGGACTCTCTGTATGCTCCATCGACCCTTCCCCCAAACTCATTTGGCCTAACAACTATGGAGTTTGGGTTGACGAGTTCGAAGCCATGGACTTGCTAGACTGCCTAGACACCACCTGGTCCGGCGCCGTCGTCTACATCAACGACGGCGCCGAGAAGGACCTATCCCGGCCTTACGGGAGAGTCAACCGTAAACAGCTCAAATCCAAGATGCTTCAGAAGTGCATCACCAACGGTGTTAGGTTCCATCAGGCTAAGGTGACCGACGTGGTTCACGAGGAGGTGAACTCCACTGTTGTCTGCAGTGACGGTGTGAAGATTCAGGCTTCTGTTGTTCTCGACGCTACTGGTTTTTCAAGATGCTTGGTGCAGTACGACAAGCCGTATAACCCGGGCTATCAAGTAGCTTATGGTATCGTTGCTGAGGTCGATGGCCACCCGTTTGATGTGGATAAGATGGTGTTTATGGACTGGAGAGATAAGCATCTTGACGCGTACCCTGAGGTTAAAGAACGGAACAGCAAGATCCCTACGTTCTTGTACGCGATGCCGTTTTCTTCCAACAGAATCTTTCTTGAGGAGACGTCTCTTGTCGCTAGGCCGGGTTTGAAGATGGAAGATATCCAAGAGAGGATGGTTGCGAGGCTGAAACATTTGGGGATCAATGTGAAGCGTATTGAGGAAGATGAGCGTTGTGTGATCCCTATGGGAGGTCCTTTACCTGTCTTGCCTCAAAGAGTTGTTGGCATTGGCGGTACGGCGGGGATGGTTCATCCTTCTACAGGTTACATGGTGGCTAGGACTCTTGCAGCTGCTCCGATAGTTGCAAACGCTATAGTGAGGTACCTTGGTTCTACTAAAGGAGATGAGCTCTCAGCTGAGGTGTGGAGAGACTTGTGGCCTATTGAGAGGAGGAGACAGAGGGAGTTCTTCTGTTTTGGGATGGATATATTGctgaagcttgatttggatgctACTAGGAGGTTCTTTGATGCGTTCTTTGACCTGGAACCGCGTTACTGGCATGGCTTCTTGTCGTCGAGGCTGTTTCTCCCGGACTTGGTGTTCTTCGGGTTGTCGCTCTTCTCGCATGCTTCTAATACCTCGAGGTTGGAGATCATGACTAAGGGAACTGTTCCTCTTGCTAAGATGATCAACAATTTGGTTAAAGATAGAGACTAA